In Plasmodium malariae genome assembly, chromosome: 11, the following proteins share a genomic window:
- the RPS15 gene encoding 40S ribosomal protein S15, putative, producing MYGKGKGISSSTIPYKRKQPSWLKQKPSEIEDAIIKLAKKGQTPSQIGATLRDNYGIPQVKAVTGNKILRILRAHGVATTIPEDLYFLIKKAVSMRKHLEKNKKDKDCKFRLILTESKIHRISRYYKRKKLLPSNWKYQSSTASALIA from the coding sequence ATGTACGGTAAAGGAAAAGGTATATCTAGCTCAACAATTCCATACAAAAGAAAACAGCCAAGTTGGTTGAAACAAAAACCATCAGAAATAGAAGATgcaataattaaattagCAAAGAAAGGACAAACACCATCTCAAATAGGTGCAACGTTAAGAGATAATTATGGTATACCACAGGTAAAGGCAGTTACaggaaataaaattttaagaatattaagAGCCCATGGTGTTGCTACGACGATTCCGGAagatttgtattttttaataaaaaaagctgTATCAATGAGAAAAcatttggaaaaaaataaaaaggataaagaTTGCAAATTCAGATTAATTTTAACCGAGTCCAAAATACATAGAATATCGAGATattacaaaagaaaaaaattgttaccATCCAACTGGAAATATCAGTCCAGTACGGCTAGCGCACTTATTGCATAG